A genomic stretch from Antarcticibacterium flavum includes:
- a CDS encoding DUF5686 family protein: MRKELIRRIFISWGIFFLCLSPLSSQTLKLVNDTGEAFPYAMLEFSSGEIDFTDGLGQYRFRKSGEKKEVKITYPAYKPRTIEVLPSQVFLEVRLDPLAPVQSQPNLTPAIEIIKEAIASKAANDPDQKLHSYSHKSYNKLSIERQAKLAQDLRDQDPTGGNSFLSEKVATYLYADGEPKRQVIEGFETAGFDEPAYEVLELELEPPSLYKKEYSIYNTTYAGPLASRALKNYTFTLRDTLVHKGREVYVIHLKPRRPGVISGVEGILFLNTSSLAIQYAKLGIAGKIAMEAVHQYTYLEEEDLWFPEEQTLTLSPGTGGKNISIFGASISLGTVQKTFSPLDILLQPEEIEEDLALLSQTHYYGLDLEKEIAIPKYTAHIKVLDSAVNRSPGFWKENRKIDFSSRDNYTAPQVRRRILRDNTLRKIEINDAIANGFFPVGIWDFKLSRFLHFNNYEGIRLGAGGQTNRNFSENFRLEGYGVYGFKDHRFKYGVGAGALLNQRTGTWWNLRYNDDIREVAVYEYLKDVREFSIFEPRTVNISYYYGYRKLESSLEHRFTPRLDTELQFARNDIFQLRDYAFLHDGEIYRDYTISEATLSFLWQPFSQFISTPEDFSSYKSNYPLITGQVSRSFSGVLGGDFDFTKVGLKVQYARERLDESYTQVTLEGNLGFGDLPLTHAFHAFPNNANRPNILDRFAIAGKISFETMYFNEFFSDRQAAVHLRHQFRPINIGSISNPRLVLVTRHVIGDFQNPAAHQNISFNTLQHGYSESGLELNQILLGFGLSAAYRYGAYHLPTFKENFSLKFTFEFQL, encoded by the coding sequence ATGAGGAAGGAATTAATTAGACGCATTTTTATAAGCTGGGGGATCTTTTTCCTATGCCTGTCTCCCCTTTCCTCCCAAACCCTTAAATTGGTAAATGATACCGGAGAGGCATTTCCTTATGCCATGCTGGAATTTTCTTCCGGTGAGATCGATTTTACCGATGGCCTTGGGCAGTATCGTTTCAGGAAATCTGGAGAGAAGAAGGAGGTGAAGATAACTTACCCGGCCTATAAACCGCGAACTATAGAAGTTCTACCTTCACAGGTTTTCCTCGAAGTGCGCCTTGATCCATTAGCTCCTGTACAATCTCAACCAAATTTGACACCTGCTATTGAGATCATTAAAGAAGCAATAGCCTCAAAAGCAGCGAATGATCCAGATCAAAAATTACATTCCTATTCCCATAAAAGTTACAATAAACTTAGTATTGAACGGCAGGCCAAATTGGCTCAGGACCTGCGGGATCAGGATCCAACAGGTGGCAATAGCTTTTTAAGCGAGAAGGTAGCAACTTATCTTTATGCAGATGGGGAACCAAAAAGGCAGGTCATTGAGGGGTTTGAAACTGCAGGTTTTGATGAGCCTGCCTATGAGGTCCTGGAACTGGAACTCGAACCTCCATCACTTTATAAAAAGGAATATTCCATATATAACACCACCTACGCCGGCCCCCTGGCATCCCGTGCTTTAAAGAACTATACATTTACCCTGCGGGATACGCTGGTTCATAAAGGCAGGGAAGTGTATGTTATTCACCTCAAACCCCGACGGCCAGGGGTAATATCTGGTGTAGAAGGAATTCTTTTTCTCAATACCTCTTCGCTGGCCATACAATATGCAAAACTAGGCATTGCCGGGAAAATCGCCATGGAAGCAGTTCACCAATATACCTATCTTGAAGAGGAGGACCTGTGGTTTCCAGAGGAACAAACCCTAACACTTAGTCCAGGAACGGGAGGAAAGAATATTAGCATTTTTGGAGCCAGTATTTCCCTGGGAACGGTCCAAAAAACTTTCTCCCCTCTGGATATTCTTCTTCAACCGGAAGAGATTGAAGAGGATCTTGCGTTGCTTTCTCAAACCCATTACTATGGGCTTGACCTTGAGAAGGAGATCGCAATACCCAAATACACTGCACACATCAAGGTTCTGGATAGCGCAGTCAATAGGAGCCCCGGCTTTTGGAAGGAAAACCGAAAGATAGATTTTTCTTCACGGGACAATTATACGGCTCCACAGGTGAGAAGGCGCATTCTAAGGGATAACACCCTTAGAAAGATCGAGATAAATGATGCCATTGCCAATGGCTTTTTCCCGGTAGGCATTTGGGATTTTAAACTTAGCAGGTTTCTCCATTTTAATAATTACGAGGGGATTAGACTGGGAGCCGGTGGACAAACTAATCGCAATTTTTCAGAAAATTTCAGGCTGGAGGGGTATGGAGTATACGGTTTTAAAGATCACAGGTTCAAATATGGAGTGGGCGCTGGGGCTTTACTCAATCAACGCACAGGAACCTGGTGGAACCTTAGGTATAATGATGATATACGAGAAGTCGCGGTTTATGAATACCTTAAGGATGTTAGAGAATTCTCCATCTTTGAACCGCGTACTGTGAATATAAGCTATTATTACGGCTATAGAAAGTTAGAAAGCAGCCTGGAACACCGGTTTACTCCAAGACTGGATACTGAATTACAATTTGCCCGCAATGATATCTTCCAGTTAAGGGATTATGCTTTTCTCCATGATGGAGAAATTTATAGGGATTACACGATCTCTGAAGCTACACTTTCTTTTTTATGGCAGCCATTTAGCCAGTTTATAAGTACTCCTGAAGATTTTAGCAGTTATAAGAGCAATTATCCTCTTATCACCGGGCAGGTCTCCAGGTCCTTTTCTGGAGTATTAGGTGGAGATTTTGATTTTACTAAGGTTGGCTTAAAGGTCCAGTATGCACGGGAAAGACTGGATGAATCCTACACCCAGGTCACCCTGGAAGGCAACCTGGGATTTGGGGACCTCCCCTTAACACATGCCTTCCATGCATTTCCCAATAATGCCAACCGCCCCAATATTCTGGATAGGTTTGCTATTGCAGGTAAGATAAGTTTTGAGACCATGTACTTCAACGAATTTTTTAGTGACCGGCAGGCGGCAGTCCACCTTCGCCATCAATTCAGGCCAATTAATATCGGTAGCATTTCCAATCCAAGACTTGTCCTGGTAACCCGGCACGTTATTGGAGATTTTCAAAATCCCGCCGCTCATCAAAATATTAGCTTCAATACCCTGCAACATGGATATTCTGAAAGCGGGCTGGAACTTAACCAGATCCTATTGGGTTTTGGTCTAAGCGCTGCCTATCGTTACGGGGCCTACCACCTGCCTACTTTTAAAGAGAATTTTTCCCTTAAATTCACATTTGAGTTTCAGCTTTAA
- the frr gene encoding ribosome recycling factor, whose translation MNEEVDFILESTEENMQKAIKHLEKQLLNIRAGKASPAMLGSVMVEYYGSMTPLNQVANVNTPDARTITVQPFERGTIPQIEKGIMVANLGFNPMNNGESVIINVPPLTEERRRELAKQAKAEAEEAKIGIRNDRKVANNELKKVDISEDAMKIAEENIQELTNTYIKKVDTIFENKEKEIMTV comes from the coding sequence ATGAACGAGGAAGTAGATTTTATACTGGAAAGCACAGAGGAAAATATGCAAAAGGCCATTAAGCACCTGGAGAAACAGCTGCTTAATATACGCGCAGGTAAGGCCAGCCCGGCTATGCTTGGTAGCGTAATGGTAGAATACTATGGCAGCATGACCCCTTTGAACCAGGTGGCCAACGTCAATACCCCAGATGCCCGTACAATTACAGTACAACCTTTTGAAAGAGGAACAATTCCCCAAATAGAAAAAGGCATCATGGTTGCGAATCTTGGCTTTAACCCAATGAACAATGGTGAAAGTGTTATCATTAATGTGCCGCCCTTGACAGAAGAACGCCGCCGCGAATTGGCCAAGCAGGCTAAGGCTGAGGCTGAAGAGGCAAAGATCGGGATTCGAAATGACCGTAAGGTTGCAAACAATGAGCTTAAAAAAGTGGATATTTCTGAAGACGCAATGAAGATCGCAGAAGAGAATATTCAGGAATTAACCAACACCTACATCAAAAAAGTTGATACCATATTTGAGAACAAGGAAAAAGAAATAATGACAGTATAA
- a CDS encoding efflux RND transporter permease subunit, which translates to MSKIFSFGFWNSIARVILRNRLVFITIIIGITIFLATQWQHMRFSYTEANLLPDEHEINLVYNDFLEKFGEEGNLIVIAVKDPTLFTPEKFTAWNDLTKKLQSYSEVENVIAIGNLQKLEKFEDPNRFEMVPFVEDKEWDSTDVANYREELFNRLPFYENLVYSKTSNTVQSALYLDEDIVNSEERKVFVTDELQPLIENFEKDNDLEVYVSGMPYIRTLNSQNIIDEIGLFIGAALLVTSIIFFFFFRSVRATVISMVTVMIGVMWAFGVIGLFNYEITVLTALIPPLIIVIGIPNCIFLINKYQQEIKNHGNQAKSLQRVITKVGNATLLTNVTTASGFATFILTDSKLLTEFGIVASINILAIFVLSLVIIPIIYSYMRHPKEKHLKHLNKRWIGGFVDWMERMVRHRRITIYITSVILLAASIIGIYNIRISGSLLEDMPQEADFFQDVKFFEEEFNGVMPLEILIDTKRPRGALSLSNLKRMEELETAITDVPELSSPLSVVRLAKYSKQAYYNGNPKYYQLPTSQEQNFISSYLKGISNDGNLLSAYVDSTAQYARMTTFMKDIGTEEMNRIEAGLWPQINRIFPEDRYDVTMTGKALIFQKGTSYLVKNLIISLSLAIFLIALLMAWMFRSFRMILVSLIPNLLPLLVTAGMMGFLGVPIKPSTILVFSIAFGISVDDTIHFLAKYRQELKANNWKIKRSVYAALRETGVSMFYTSIVLFFGFSVFMISSFGGTVALGGLVSATLLFAMLANLLLLPSLLLSLEKSIANKETLKEPAIEIIAEEDDILKETNQ; encoded by the coding sequence ATGTCAAAAATTTTCAGTTTTGGCTTCTGGAATTCAATTGCACGAGTAATTCTTAGAAACCGGCTAGTTTTTATAACAATCATAATAGGGATAACCATATTCCTCGCCACTCAATGGCAGCATATGCGATTTTCCTATACCGAGGCAAACTTGCTGCCAGATGAACATGAGATTAATCTTGTTTACAATGATTTCCTTGAAAAGTTTGGAGAGGAAGGTAATCTTATCGTTATCGCAGTTAAGGATCCTACTCTTTTTACTCCTGAAAAATTTACAGCCTGGAACGACCTCACCAAAAAACTACAATCATATAGCGAGGTTGAAAATGTGATAGCTATAGGGAACCTTCAGAAACTCGAAAAATTTGAAGACCCCAACAGGTTCGAAATGGTTCCCTTTGTTGAGGATAAAGAATGGGACAGTACAGATGTTGCCAACTACAGGGAAGAACTTTTCAACCGTCTACCATTCTATGAGAACCTGGTGTACAGCAAAACGTCTAACACTGTGCAATCTGCTCTGTACCTGGATGAGGATATCGTGAATTCTGAGGAGCGCAAGGTCTTTGTTACAGATGAGTTACAGCCACTTATTGAGAATTTTGAGAAGGACAATGACCTGGAGGTGTATGTTTCGGGGATGCCATATATAAGAACCCTTAACTCTCAAAACATCATCGATGAAATTGGGTTATTTATTGGAGCAGCCTTACTGGTCACATCTATAATCTTCTTTTTCTTTTTCAGGTCTGTTCGTGCGACAGTGATCTCCATGGTGACAGTAATGATTGGAGTGATGTGGGCCTTTGGGGTGATTGGGCTTTTCAATTATGAGATCACGGTCCTTACGGCACTTATCCCGCCCTTAATAATTGTGATTGGGATCCCCAACTGTATTTTCCTTATCAATAAATATCAGCAGGAAATAAAGAACCACGGGAACCAGGCAAAATCACTGCAGCGAGTAATAACCAAAGTGGGAAATGCCACCCTGCTCACCAATGTTACAACAGCATCGGGCTTTGCTACTTTTATTCTTACAGACAGCAAGCTGCTAACCGAATTTGGTATAGTAGCCTCAATAAATATCCTGGCAATCTTCGTTTTGAGCCTGGTGATTATTCCCATTATTTACAGTTATATGCGCCATCCAAAGGAAAAGCACCTCAAGCACCTTAATAAACGGTGGATTGGAGGTTTTGTTGACTGGATGGAACGCATGGTACGGCACCGCCGCATCACGATCTACATAACATCTGTGATACTGCTCGCCGCAAGTATCATAGGGATCTACAATATTCGCATTTCGGGAAGTTTACTTGAGGATATGCCTCAGGAAGCAGATTTTTTTCAGGATGTAAAATTCTTTGAGGAGGAGTTCAACGGGGTTATGCCACTGGAGATACTTATTGACACCAAACGTCCAAGAGGAGCTCTTTCATTGTCAAATTTGAAAAGAATGGAAGAGCTGGAAACGGCTATTACAGATGTACCTGAACTTTCTTCCCCTCTCTCTGTTGTGAGGCTGGCGAAATATTCCAAACAGGCCTATTACAACGGCAACCCAAAATATTATCAGCTGCCCACATCACAGGAACAAAATTTCATATCATCTTATCTTAAGGGAATCTCCAACGATGGGAACCTGCTTTCAGCTTATGTGGATTCAACCGCGCAGTACGCCAGGATGACAACATTTATGAAAGATATAGGCACAGAGGAAATGAACAGGATCGAGGCAGGCCTTTGGCCACAGATCAACAGGATCTTCCCTGAGGATAGATATGATGTAACCATGACAGGAAAGGCCCTCATTTTTCAAAAAGGAACCTCCTATTTAGTCAAAAACCTAATAATCTCGCTTTCACTGGCCATATTCCTCATTGCCCTGCTTATGGCCTGGATGTTCCGTTCCTTCAGGATGATCCTGGTGTCGCTTATTCCCAACCTGCTGCCTTTATTGGTAACCGCTGGTATGATGGGCTTTTTAGGAGTTCCAATTAAACCTTCTACCATACTGGTCTTTAGTATTGCTTTTGGAATATCCGTTGACGACACTATACATTTCCTTGCAAAGTACCGGCAGGAGTTAAAGGCCAATAACTGGAAGATCAAGCGCTCTGTCTATGCGGCTCTTAGAGAAACCGGGGTATCTATGTTCTATACTTCCATTGTACTCTTCTTTGGCTTCTCTGTATTTATGATAAGCAGTTTTGGAGGTACGGTAGCCCTGGGCGGGCTGGTATCTGCCACCCTTTTGTTTGCCATGCTGGCCAATTTATTGTTACTGCCTTCCTTATTATTGTCCCTGGAGAAAAGCATAGCCAACAAGGAAACTTTAAAAGAACCTGCTATTGAGATCATAGCAGAAGAAGATGATATATTAAAAGAAACGAATCAATAA